The proteins below are encoded in one region of Lactuca sativa cultivar Salinas chromosome 3, Lsat_Salinas_v11, whole genome shotgun sequence:
- the LOC128132703 gene encoding ethylene-responsive transcription factor 13-like yields MNTDQEILKNLEKSGLDELDWSLNLNEFELSLIREIIPDGDIATVLEHHQSKSPENPTNFPSMDATATGGKDYRPPPSSLPEKRYRGVMPRRSGKFSAEIHSRNLENKGKRLWLGTYDTAEEAAMAYDRAAFKERGSDAFLNFPDLIGNLNVSPEKDTNKKLYRCGRRVHRKRQQTTT; encoded by the coding sequence ATGAATACCGATCAAGAAATCTTGAAGAATTTGGAAAAATCGGGTCTTGATGAACTCGACTGGTCGCTAAATCTCAACGAATTCGAACTGAGTCTAATTCGCGAGATTATCCCCGACGGCGACATCGCCACGGTACTAGAACACCACCAATCAAAATCGCCAGAAAATCCAACAAATTTTCCGTCAATGGATGCAACTGCAACTGGTGGAAAGGATTACCGACCTCCGCCATCATCACTGCCGGAAAAGAGGTACAGAGGCGTCATGCCACGGCGATCAGGAAAATTCTCGGCTGAGATACATTCACGAAATCTGGAGAATAAAGGTAAGAGGTTGTGGCTGGGTACGTACGATACGGCGGAGGAAGCTGCTATGGCGTACGATCGAGCAGCTTTTAAGGAACGTGGATCAGATGCCTTTCTCAACTTCCCGGATTTGATCGGAAACCTAAATGTAAGCCCTGAAAAAGATACCAACAAGAAACTATATCGCTGTGGTCGGAGGGTTCACCGGAAGCGTCAACAAACAACCACCTGA